One Streptomyces coeruleorubidus DNA segment encodes these proteins:
- the pfkB gene encoding 1-phosphofructokinase: MILTVTPNPSLDRTYEVPSLDRGEVIRATGERMDPGGKGVNVSRAVAAAGRRTVAVLPLGGAPGALVADLLDAQGIEVAPVPVAGATRSNIALAEADGVLTKINAPGPELSEAERELLLETVRQQSRDAAWIACCGSLPRGLAPSWYAELVARTHAAGARIALDTSGPALLAALRERPDVVKPNAEELAEAVGRPLATVGDAVKAAEELREMGARAVLASLGADGQLLVSDEGAWFGGARVGAVRSNVGAGDSSLAGFLIAGGSGPEALASAVAHGAAAVQLPGSVMPKPGDLDRAAVTVTADIPADRALKEPVS, translated from the coding sequence ATGATCCTCACCGTGACCCCCAACCCGTCCCTGGACCGCACCTACGAGGTGCCGTCCCTCGACCGCGGCGAGGTCATCCGCGCCACCGGCGAGCGGATGGACCCGGGCGGCAAGGGCGTGAACGTCTCGCGCGCGGTCGCGGCGGCCGGTCGGCGCACGGTGGCGGTCCTGCCCCTGGGCGGCGCGCCGGGCGCACTCGTCGCCGACCTGCTCGACGCACAGGGCATCGAGGTCGCGCCGGTCCCGGTCGCCGGGGCCACCCGCTCCAACATCGCCCTCGCCGAGGCCGACGGCGTCCTGACGAAGATCAACGCGCCGGGCCCCGAACTGTCCGAGGCCGAGCGGGAACTGCTCCTGGAGACCGTACGGCAGCAGTCCCGCGACGCCGCCTGGATCGCCTGCTGCGGCAGCCTCCCGCGCGGCCTCGCCCCCTCCTGGTACGCCGAGTTGGTCGCCCGCACGCACGCCGCCGGTGCCCGAATCGCCCTGGACACCTCCGGGCCCGCGCTGCTCGCGGCCCTGCGCGAGCGGCCCGACGTGGTCAAGCCCAACGCCGAGGAGCTCGCGGAGGCCGTCGGCCGCCCCCTCGCCACCGTCGGCGACGCCGTGAAGGCGGCCGAGGAACTGCGCGAGATGGGAGCCCGGGCCGTGCTCGCGAGCCTCGGCGCCGACGGGCAGCTGCTGGTGTCCGACGAGGGCGCCTGGTTCGGCGGCGCCCGCGTGGGCGCGGTACGCAGCAATGTGGGCGCCGGTGACTCCTCCCTCGCCGGTTTCCTGATCGCCGGCGGCAGCGGCCCCGAGGCCCTCGCCTCCGCGGTCGCCCACGGCGCGGCGGCCGTCCAGCTGCCCGGCAGTGTCATGCCCAAGCCCGGCGACCTGGACCGGGCCGCGGTGACGGTCACGGCGGACATCCCGGCGGACCGTGCGCTGAAGGAGCCGGTGTCATGA
- a CDS encoding DeoR/GlpR family DNA-binding transcription regulator, translating into MYAPERQQEILRLARDGGRVDVVSLAEEFQVTAETIRRDLKALDRAGLVRRVHGGAIPAGRLDFEPDLAERETTAPDEKDRIAKAALAELPSEGTMILDAGTTVAKMAAALPLEAALTVVTHSLPIAARLADHPGIQLHLIGGRVRHRTRAAVDAWALRAYGEIRADVLFVAANGFSAEHGLTTPDLAEAAVKRAALAAARRVVLLADSSKHGQEHFARFGDLSDVDLLITDSGLSPEDTVAIERGGTEVVRA; encoded by the coding sequence ATGTACGCACCGGAGCGGCAGCAGGAGATCCTCCGGCTCGCCCGTGACGGCGGCCGAGTGGATGTCGTGTCGCTGGCCGAGGAATTCCAGGTGACGGCGGAGACGATCCGCCGGGACCTGAAGGCCCTCGACCGTGCCGGACTGGTCCGCCGGGTGCACGGCGGCGCCATCCCGGCCGGGCGGCTCGACTTCGAGCCGGACCTCGCCGAGCGCGAGACGACGGCCCCCGACGAGAAGGACCGCATCGCCAAGGCGGCCCTCGCGGAGCTGCCGAGCGAGGGGACGATGATCCTCGACGCAGGCACGACGGTGGCCAAAATGGCCGCCGCCCTCCCGCTGGAGGCCGCCCTCACCGTCGTCACGCACAGCCTGCCCATCGCGGCCCGCCTCGCCGACCACCCCGGCATCCAGCTCCACCTCATCGGGGGGCGCGTACGGCACCGTACGCGCGCCGCCGTGGACGCCTGGGCGCTGCGCGCGTACGGCGAGATCCGCGCTGATGTGCTGTTCGTGGCCGCCAACGGCTTCTCCGCCGAACACGGCCTGACCACCCCCGACCTCGCCGAGGCCGCCGTCAAGCGCGCGGCCCTGGCCGCCGCCCGCCGCGTGGTGCTGCTCGCCGACTCCTCCAAGCACGGCCAGGAGCACTTCGCCCGCTTCGGCGACCTGAGCGATGTGGACCTGCTGATCACCGACAGCGGGCTGAGCCCCGAAGACACCGTCGCCATCGAGCGCGGCGGCACGGAAGTAGTGCGCGCATGA
- a CDS encoding MFS transporter, with the protein MTSTETPLSTAGGTDRRRWFALAIVMTAAFMDLVDVTIVNIAIPSIQREAGASFGQIQWITAGYALAFAAGLITGGRLGDIHGRKRIFLVGIGGFTVASALCGLAVNPEMLVASRFLQGAMAALMVPQVLSIVHATFPAHERGKVFGLFGAVVGLGAVSGPLLGALLTEWNLFGWEWRSIFLINLPVGVAGLILGSRFITESRAPRALKLDLVGVALVTLGLLMLLYPLIRGRELGWPLWGYVSMAGALVVLAALVAYERRKSARDGSPLVELSPFKVKSFAAGIAVQTVFGVALGVFFLVWTLYMQFGLGWSPLKAGLTGVPFSIAVSVAAGMSVQQLVPRFGRKVLQAGALVMAAGVLLYLWESGHYGLGIAPWQMALPLVVMGVGMGLIVAPLTDAILSEVPREHSGSASGLLNTVQQMGNALGLGLVSVVFFGTMSDHLRPDQVGPAFVDAFRNSLGWVAAVMGVIFLLMFALPKRPAQHVEGERAVTEPKEPALVS; encoded by the coding sequence ATGACCTCCACCGAGACCCCTCTCAGCACCGCGGGCGGGACCGACCGCCGCCGCTGGTTCGCCCTCGCGATCGTGATGACCGCGGCCTTCATGGACCTCGTCGACGTGACGATCGTCAACATCGCCATACCGTCGATCCAGCGGGAGGCGGGTGCGTCCTTCGGCCAGATCCAGTGGATCACCGCCGGCTACGCCCTCGCCTTCGCCGCCGGGCTGATCACCGGCGGACGGCTCGGCGACATCCACGGCCGCAAGCGGATCTTCCTCGTCGGCATCGGTGGCTTCACGGTCGCCTCCGCGCTGTGCGGCCTCGCGGTGAACCCGGAGATGCTGGTCGCCTCGCGGTTCCTCCAGGGCGCGATGGCGGCGCTGATGGTGCCGCAGGTCCTGTCGATCGTGCACGCGACCTTCCCGGCGCACGAGCGGGGCAAGGTGTTCGGGCTGTTCGGCGCGGTCGTCGGTCTCGGCGCCGTGTCCGGTCCGCTGCTCGGCGCGCTGCTGACCGAGTGGAACCTGTTCGGGTGGGAGTGGCGCTCGATCTTCCTGATCAACCTGCCCGTGGGCGTCGCGGGCCTGATCCTCGGCAGCCGCTTCATCACCGAGTCCAGGGCGCCGCGGGCACTGAAGCTGGACCTGGTGGGCGTCGCCCTCGTGACCCTGGGCCTGCTGATGCTGCTCTACCCGCTCATCCGCGGCCGCGAGCTGGGCTGGCCGCTGTGGGGATACGTCTCGATGGCCGGCGCGCTCGTCGTCCTCGCGGCGCTGGTGGCGTATGAGCGGCGCAAGAGCGCACGGGACGGCTCCCCGCTGGTCGAGCTGTCGCCGTTCAAGGTCAAGAGCTTCGCGGCCGGGATCGCCGTACAGACCGTCTTCGGGGTCGCGCTCGGCGTCTTCTTCCTGGTGTGGACGCTGTACATGCAGTTCGGGCTGGGCTGGAGCCCGCTGAAGGCCGGGCTGACGGGGGTGCCGTTCTCGATCGCCGTGTCCGTGGCCGCCGGGATGTCGGTGCAGCAGTTGGTCCCGCGCTTCGGGCGCAAGGTGCTCCAGGCGGGCGCGCTGGTGATGGCGGCCGGGGTGCTGCTCTACCTCTGGGAGTCCGGGCACTACGGCCTCGGCATCGCGCCCTGGCAGATGGCGCTGCCGCTGGTCGTGATGGGCGTGGGCATGGGCCTGATCGTCGCTCCGCTGACCGACGCGATCCTCTCCGAGGTGCCGCGCGAGCACTCCGGCTCGGCCTCCGGCCTGCTCAACACCGTGCAGCAGATGGGCAACGCGCTGGGGCTGGGCCTGGTGTCGGTCGTCTTCTTCGGCACCATGAGCGACCATCTGCGCCCTGACCAGGTGGGCCCGGCCTTCGTGGACGCCTTCCGGAACTCGCTGGGCTGGGTGGCCGCGGTGATGGGTGTGATCTTCCTGCTGATGTTCGCCCTGCCGAAGCGGCCGGCGCAGCATGTCGAGGGGGAGCGGGCGGTGACGGAGCCGAAGGAACCGGCGCTGGTCTCCTGA
- a CDS encoding helix-turn-helix transcriptional regulator, whose product MTTDTPARLLTLLSLLQTPREWPGGELADRLGVSRRTVRRDVDRLRELGYPVQASKGADGGYRLVAGKAMPPLVLDDEEAVAIAVGLRAGAGHAVEGLDEASVRALAKLEQVLPGRLRHRVTTLQAATTPLTSGDGPSIAPETLTVMASSVAGHERLRFAYRAADGTESRRLTEPYRLVSTGRRWYLVAYDIDRDDWRTFRVDRMSEPFATGARFVPRELPTGNAAEYLRQSMQRHQESYDFEVTFAAPAEFVATRLPKWLGTPEPLDDDSCRLRGSVGDAVQWVALRLAMLECDFVVREPEELVRAVRELGARLSRAAEGGDAGVV is encoded by the coding sequence ATGACGACGGACACACCGGCCAGGCTGCTGACGCTCCTCTCCCTACTCCAGACGCCCCGCGAATGGCCCGGCGGCGAGCTCGCCGACCGGCTCGGGGTCTCCCGCCGCACGGTCCGGCGGGACGTCGACCGGCTGCGCGAGCTGGGCTATCCCGTGCAGGCGTCCAAGGGCGCCGACGGCGGCTACCGGCTGGTCGCCGGCAAGGCCATGCCGCCGCTCGTGCTCGACGACGAGGAGGCCGTGGCCATCGCGGTCGGGCTGCGGGCCGGGGCGGGGCACGCGGTGGAGGGGCTGGACGAGGCGTCGGTGCGGGCGCTGGCCAAGCTGGAGCAGGTGCTGCCGGGCCGGCTGCGCCACCGCGTGACCACGCTCCAGGCCGCGACCACACCACTGACCAGCGGCGACGGGCCGAGCATCGCGCCCGAGACACTGACCGTCATGGCCTCCTCGGTGGCCGGGCACGAGCGGCTGCGGTTCGCCTACCGGGCGGCGGACGGCACCGAGTCGCGGCGGCTGACGGAGCCGTACCGGCTGGTGTCGACGGGCCGCCGCTGGTACCTGGTGGCGTACGACATCGACCGGGACGACTGGCGGACGTTCCGCGTCGACCGGATGAGCGAACCGTTCGCCACCGGGGCGCGGTTCGTGCCGCGCGAGCTGCCGACGGGGAACGCGGCGGAGTACCTGCGGCAGTCGATGCAACGGCACCAGGAGTCGTACGACTTCGAGGTCACGTTCGCCGCGCCGGCCGAGTTCGTCGCCACCCGGCTGCCGAAGTGGCTCGGCACGCCCGAGCCGTTGGACGACGACAGCTGCCGGCTGCGCGGGTCCGTCGGGGACGCCGTGCAGTGGGTGGCGCTCCGGCTGGCGATGCTGGAGTGCGACTTCGTGGTCCGCGAGCCGGAGGAACTCGTCCGGGCGGTACGGGAGTTGGGGGCGCGGCTGAGCAGGGCGGCCGAGGGTGGGGATGCCGGGGTGGTCTGA